The sequence below is a genomic window from Anaerocolumna chitinilytica.
TAACTGTTCGATAGCTGCCGGACGATAGATATCACAGGCAACTAAAAGCGGCCGTTTACCTTTTGCTTTAAATTTACCGGCAAGTTTTGCTGTGGTGGTGGTTTTACCAGCACCCTGTAGGCCGCACATCATAATGACTGTTATTTCATTACCCGGTTTAAAGGAAATCTCAGTTGTTTCAGAACCCATGAGATTTACCATCTCTTCATTCACTATCTTAATTACCATCTGTCCAGGAGTAAGACTTGACATAACATCCTGTCCAACGGCACGCTCCTGAACGGTCTTAATAAAGTTCTTAACCACCTTAAAATTAACATCGGCTTCCAACAATGCCATCTTAACTTCTTTTAACGCGGTGGCAACATCTGCTTCACTTAAGCGTCCTTTGCCTCTAAGGTTCTTAAATACATTTTGTAATTTTTCAGAAAGGCTTTCAAATGCCATCCGGGAACCTCCTGCAATCGTTGTATATTAATAAGTTTAAGATTATCTATAATGCATCAATTATATTCTGGGACAAGGTGAGAATGCTTTGTATCGTTTCTTCCTTGTGTTCTACTTTCAGTTCTGCAGCAAGAGTACGTATCTTCTCTGCCATCTCTCTGGTCGCTTTAAACTTATGAATCAGACCAAGTTTTTCTTCACAATCCGCAAGCTGTTTGGAACATCTCTTAACAATATCATATACCCCTTGCCGGCTGATACCCTGTTCTTCGGCAATTTCACCCAGAGAGAGGTCATTAAGGATGTAATCCTCAAAT
It includes:
- the ylxM gene encoding YlxM family DNA-binding protein; translation: MDNTDISQKLQEKVHLSLLFDFYGELLKNHNKQIFEDYILNDLSLGEIAEEQGISRQGVYDIVKRCSKQLADCEEKLGLIHKFKATREMAEKIRTLAAELKVEHKEETIQSILTLSQNIIDAL